Proteins encoded by one window of Methanomassiliicoccales archaeon:
- a CDS encoding glycosyltransferase family 2 protein — MRLLKISVVIPTMNEEQSIGQVLDSVHGTLQQAGIEHEMLIVDTNSKDHTREIAKGKGARVIEEPRRGYGRAYKTGFENAAGEIIVTLDADCTYPAEDIPKLVDTLIQEKLDFITTNRFAGLEPGAMTFEHHVGNKLLTITMNLLFRVKVRDSQSGMWVFRKDRMGKMNLKDDGMAMSEEIKIEAFKKLRAKEIPIYYRKRVGEVKLSSWKDGYKNIRFLFKKCFEYE, encoded by the coding sequence GTGCGTTTACTGAAGATCAGCGTGGTCATCCCTACGATGAACGAAGAACAGTCCATCGGCCAAGTGCTCGATTCCGTCCACGGCACCCTGCAACAGGCCGGTATAGAACACGAGATGCTCATAGTTGACACAAATTCCAAGGACCACACCCGTGAGATCGCGAAAGGGAAGGGAGCCAGGGTCATCGAGGAACCGCGCCGGGGATATGGGCGGGCGTACAAGACCGGATTCGAGAACGCCGCGGGGGAAATAATCGTCACCCTGGACGCGGATTGCACCTATCCGGCGGAGGATATCCCCAAACTTGTCGATACCCTGATCCAGGAAAAACTGGACTTCATAACCACCAACCGCTTTGCCGGCCTTGAGCCGGGCGCGATGACCTTCGAACATCATGTCGGCAACAAATTGCTCACCATCACCATGAACCTCCTTTTCAGGGTGAAGGTCAGGGATTCGCAGAGTGGAATGTGGGTCTTCCGTAAGGACCGGATGGGCAAGATGAACCTGAAGGACGACGGGATGGCCATGTCCGAGGAGATCAAGATCGAGGCCTTCAAGAAGCTCAGGGCCAAAGAGATCCCGATCTACTATCGCAAGCGGGTCGGGGAAGTGAAACTGTCATCCTGGAAGGACGGCTACAAGAACATCCGGTTCCTTTTCAAGAAATGTTTTGAGTACGAGTGA
- a CDS encoding uracil-DNA glycosylase, whose product MKLDRKCKRCILCEGRANVVGPSGDLSSRLVFVGEAPGATEDRTGKPFVGKAGKMLDRLLAENGLPRESIMITNAVKCRPPNNRRPTKEEVEACRPYLKEDLEGRCLIVALGLTASEGLLGRKVSLKVDANQVFEVAWGDGTIDVMPTYHPSACLFNLTARKGLKEGIALAMERCGFTRTQNIS is encoded by the coding sequence ATGAAGTTGGACCGGAAGTGCAAGAGATGCATCCTGTGCGAAGGACGGGCTAACGTGGTCGGCCCAAGCGGGGACCTCAGTTCCAGGCTGGTATTCGTCGGAGAGGCCCCCGGGGCGACCGAAGATCGGACCGGAAAACCGTTCGTGGGCAAGGCCGGCAAGATGCTGGACCGGTTGCTGGCGGAGAATGGACTCCCGCGTGAGAGCATCATGATAACCAACGCGGTCAAGTGCCGGCCGCCGAACAACCGCCGTCCCACGAAAGAAGAGGTGGAGGCCTGCCGTCCGTATCTGAAGGAGGACCTGGAGGGCAGATGTCTGATAGTGGCGCTAGGGCTCACCGCTTCCGAAGGGCTCCTGGGCAGAAAGGTGTCGTTGAAGGTCGACGCGAACCAGGTCTTTGAAGTGGCGTGGGGGGATGGGACGATTGATGTCATGCCGACCTACCATCCATCGGCCTGCCTTTTCAACCTTACCGCCCGGAAGGGGCTCAAGGAAGGGATCGCCTTAGCCATGGAGCGATGCGGTTTCACTCGTACTCAAAACATTTCTTGA
- the pyrE gene encoding orotate phosphoribosyltransferase, translated as MSSIKDSLVRCGAILYGDFTLSSGKKSKYYIDIKKASTDPIILEEVADEMAHIIENDDIEVDRIAGVVLGSVPLAVALSLRTGIQFVMIRKEPKDHGTGKLIEGSLEPGMKVLVVEDVVTSAGSAAYAIEVLRKNGASVDHVLSVVDREEGGREKLESMSTKLHALVTASDVLGPR; from the coding sequence ATGTCCAGCATCAAAGACTCATTGGTGCGCTGCGGCGCGATACTGTACGGGGACTTCACCCTGTCCTCGGGAAAGAAGAGCAAGTATTACATCGACATCAAGAAGGCGAGCACCGACCCGATCATACTGGAAGAGGTGGCCGATGAGATGGCCCACATCATCGAAAACGACGATATCGAGGTCGACCGGATCGCCGGGGTGGTGCTCGGCTCCGTACCGCTGGCCGTCGCGCTTTCGCTCCGTACCGGGATCCAGTTCGTCATGATAAGGAAGGAGCCGAAGGACCACGGCACGGGCAAGCTGATCGAAGGTTCCCTGGAACCGGGAATGAAGGTTCTGGTGGTGGAGGACGTGGTCACATCGGCCGGGTCGGCCGCATACGCCATCGAGGTCCTGCGCAAGAACGGGGCATCCGTCGACCATGTGCTGTCAGTGGTGGACCGCGAGGAAGGCGGCCGGGAGAAGCTGGAATCGATGTCCACCAAATTGCATGCCCTTGTCACCGCCAGTGATGTACTGGGGCCACGTTGA
- a CDS encoding CDP-2,3-bis-(O-geranylgeranyl)-sn-glycerol synthase translates to MQKFLIGRQNLLPMDAIIVALSGFWLMLPAFLPNSAAVVFGGGRPIDFGRSWNGKRILGDGKTWTGLIGGISAGVALGIIQMMIAAGLGDKQGLWGFGSLPTAFGIVLALAVGSLMGDLAGSFIKRRLNIGRGAKAPILDQYNFIGGALIAVIIFFPSWFMSSFIDGASILALLTVLIVTPILHRSVNIIGYKAGLKKVPW, encoded by the coding sequence GTGCAAAAGTTCTTAATCGGTCGTCAGAATCTGCTGCCGATGGATGCGATCATCGTCGCCCTGAGCGGCTTCTGGTTGATGTTGCCGGCGTTCCTGCCCAACTCCGCGGCTGTGGTCTTCGGGGGAGGCAGGCCGATCGACTTCGGTCGCTCGTGGAACGGCAAACGGATACTGGGCGACGGAAAGACCTGGACCGGCCTGATCGGTGGGATATCAGCCGGCGTGGCCTTGGGGATCATCCAGATGATGATAGCAGCGGGGCTGGGGGATAAGCAGGGCCTCTGGGGGTTCGGGTCGCTGCCGACCGCTTTCGGCATCGTATTGGCGCTGGCGGTCGGCTCCCTGATGGGCGATCTGGCCGGCTCCTTCATAAAGAGAAGGCTGAACATAGGCAGGGGGGCCAAGGCTCCGATCCTGGACCAGTATAACTTCATCGGTGGTGCGTTGATCGCGGTGATCATATTCTTCCCCTCCTGGTTCATGTCCTCCTTCATAGACGGCGCGAGCATACTGGCGCTATTGACGGTCCTGATTGTTACGCCCATCCTCCACCGTTCGGTCAATATTATCGGCTATAAGGCAGGCTTGAAAAAGGTACCCTGGTGA
- a CDS encoding ATP-dependent DNA helicase, with the protein MDVFPYPPRPNQLQFVKLVEEVSRNKGHLVLESGTGTGKTVCALSGTIQEALSHGRKVLYLTRTNSQEEQVVRELRRINEKTPVFGLAIQGRQVTCPLIRRDQELKGGNPEELSRICGEKKKKVLSNQPGGCRFYAELINVDHEEVEKYCRTNLPTAEEFVRYCDSKNVCPHELMKEMISSATVVAAPYAYFFVPFIRHSLLDWMGVRLDELMVIIDEAHNIPDYTREIESFELSRAMLDLVQKEVDEYGDPEILQGVSIMDTVIELRKLLQGALEEYLIEEDGLIPPSFLEEGLMSAFTASSRAIEIASKALMEHGEIVREQRIEQGRLPRSYIFSMGAFLSSWFSTDEWTFVKLIVGGENPYFKAYCIDPIVTTSVLLGCGGTVHMSGTLSPLAEYRDSIGLPSETVMRTFPSPFPKDHRAVFYTENVTTKFEEMSQDDEIIPNMEETVVSLCNVVKKNTVIFFPSYSLMERFLADKILTKIRRKVMLEERGMAQAELMDVVTRFKGEAEVGAVLFSVVGGRISEGIDFPDKELQLAVIIGVPYPKPTAKQRALLHYYERKFHKGWEITVKAPTSRKMLQAIGRLIRTETDIGAAVILDRRAKQFTDRIELQLTDDPLSSVLEFFDQVDRCKSS; encoded by the coding sequence ATGGATGTCTTTCCTTATCCTCCCCGACCGAACCAGCTTCAGTTCGTGAAATTGGTGGAGGAGGTCTCCAGGAACAAAGGACACCTGGTATTGGAAAGCGGGACCGGGACCGGCAAAACGGTCTGTGCGCTCTCCGGGACGATCCAAGAGGCCCTCTCCCATGGGCGAAAGGTGCTCTACCTGACCCGCACCAACTCGCAGGAGGAGCAGGTGGTGCGAGAGCTTCGGCGCATCAATGAGAAGACGCCGGTGTTCGGTCTGGCCATTCAAGGGAGGCAGGTCACATGCCCCCTCATCAGGCGGGACCAGGAGCTCAAGGGCGGCAATCCTGAGGAGCTGTCCCGGATCTGTGGCGAGAAAAAGAAGAAGGTCCTGAGCAACCAGCCCGGCGGATGCCGGTTCTATGCAGAGCTGATCAATGTGGACCATGAGGAGGTGGAGAAATATTGCCGTACCAATCTTCCCACTGCCGAAGAGTTCGTGCGCTACTGCGACTCGAAGAACGTCTGTCCCCATGAGCTGATGAAGGAGATGATCTCCTCAGCGACCGTGGTGGCCGCCCCCTATGCCTACTTCTTCGTCCCGTTCATCAGGCATTCGCTTTTGGACTGGATGGGGGTGCGACTGGACGAACTGATGGTCATAATCGACGAAGCCCACAACATTCCCGATTATACTCGGGAGATCGAGTCGTTCGAGCTTTCCCGGGCCATGCTGGACCTGGTCCAGAAGGAGGTCGACGAGTATGGCGATCCGGAGATCCTCCAAGGGGTGAGCATCATGGACACGGTCATCGAGCTGCGGAAGCTGCTCCAGGGGGCGTTGGAGGAATACCTGATCGAAGAGGATGGCCTGATCCCGCCGTCGTTCCTTGAAGAAGGGCTCATGAGCGCATTCACCGCATCGTCCCGGGCCATAGAGATCGCCTCCAAGGCGCTGATGGAGCACGGCGAGATCGTCAGGGAGCAGAGGATCGAGCAGGGCCGCCTGCCCCGGTCGTACATATTCTCCATGGGGGCATTTCTCAGCAGCTGGTTCTCCACGGACGAATGGACCTTTGTGAAGTTGATCGTGGGAGGCGAAAACCCCTATTTCAAGGCGTATTGCATCGACCCGATCGTTACCACGTCGGTCCTTCTGGGTTGCGGCGGCACCGTCCATATGTCCGGAACGCTGTCGCCCTTGGCGGAATACCGGGACTCGATCGGCCTGCCGTCGGAGACGGTGATGCGCACCTTCCCCTCCCCTTTCCCGAAGGACCACAGGGCGGTCTTCTATACCGAGAACGTTACCACCAAGTTCGAGGAGATGTCGCAGGATGACGAGATCATCCCTAACATGGAGGAGACGGTGGTCAGCCTGTGCAACGTGGTGAAGAAGAACACGGTCATATTCTTCCCCTCCTACTCGCTCATGGAGCGGTTCTTGGCGGACAAGATCCTGACCAAGATCAGGCGCAAGGTCATGCTGGAGGAAAGGGGGATGGCCCAGGCGGAGCTGATGGACGTGGTCACCCGTTTCAAGGGAGAGGCAGAGGTGGGCGCCGTTCTGTTCTCGGTGGTCGGCGGTCGCATCAGCGAAGGCATAGACTTTCCAGACAAGGAGCTGCAGCTGGCGGTGATCATCGGGGTGCCTTACCCTAAGCCGACGGCCAAGCAGCGGGCGCTGTTGCACTATTACGAACGCAAGTTCCACAAGGGCTGGGAGATAACCGTCAAAGCGCCTACGAGCCGTAAGATGCTGCAGGCCATCGGAAGGCTGATCAGAACCGAGACGGATATCGGAGCGGCGGTCATCCTGGACCGCCGGGCCAAGCAGTTCACCGACCGGATCGAACTGCAGCTCACGGACGACCCCCTGTCCTCGGTGTTGGAATTCTTCGACCAGGTCGATCGGTGCAAAAGTTCTTAA
- a CDS encoding DUF6015 family protein: MKSNGIAKSRALPAEKGGKAKTAALPALGGVSVKTAEPATHGGKSEEPSFQICFDDKCTTLTVDDLTHAIKNSIDRSGMPDDQARMMAQHVMNFFGYSERIIDNILEPEDRDAFYMLEDTGILTTEREETTLYDGREWRIHYWLFRKERIFELISGNGHSGAMCEDAQSCYDEVPEDIWTRQDVKKE, from the coding sequence ATGAAAAGCAACGGAATCGCTAAGTCCCGAGCTTTACCTGCCGAAAAAGGTGGCAAGGCAAAGACAGCCGCACTCCCCGCTTTGGGGGGAGTAAGTGTGAAGACCGCTGAGCCTGCGACCCACGGAGGTAAATCCGAGGAACCTTCTTTCCAGATCTGTTTTGATGATAAATGCACGACCTTGACCGTCGATGACCTGACTCATGCGATTAAGAATAGCATCGACCGCAGCGGTATGCCGGATGACCAGGCGCGGATGATGGCTCAGCATGTCATGAACTTCTTCGGATACAGTGAGCGCATCATAGACAATATCCTTGAACCGGAGGACCGTGACGCCTTCTACATGCTGGAGGACACCGGAATCCTGACCACCGAGAGGGAAGAGACGACCCTTTATGATGGCAGGGAATGGAGGATCCATTACTGGCTGTTCAGGAAGGAACGCATCTTTGAGCTCATCAGCGGCAACGGGCATTCCGGCGCGATGTGCGAAGATGCACAGTCCTGCTATGACGAGGTTCCAGAGGACATCTGGACCAGACAGGATGTCAAGAAAGAGTAG
- the wecB gene encoding UDP-N-acetylglucosamine 2-epimerase (non-hydrolyzing): MRIFSVVGARPQFVKLAPLHKAITVRHQHIIVHTGQHYDYKMSQSFFEELHIPDPDYNLGVGSGQQGAQTGKMMEELEAVFTKDRPEVVVVYGDTNSTLAAAIVAAKMGLPLVHVEAGLRSYRRGMPEEINRVVTDHLSDLLLCPSPPSLENLKKEGITSGVVIVGDVMTECLLSIEPTLDNSVPERLGVKKGEYVLATIHRQENADSRENMDAIIGAMCDYHGDVVLPLHPRTSRNITTWGLMEKLRASKNVKVLEPLDFLSFTAMERNAKKIMTDSGGVQKEAYFWGVPCVTVRDETEWIETLEGGWNILTGADRERIMTALGRPRPDAGRTVVYGDRQVSSRIVAEIERMMSKRLRA; the protein is encoded by the coding sequence ATGCGCATCTTCTCTGTCGTGGGCGCCAGGCCCCAATTCGTCAAGTTAGCTCCGCTGCACAAGGCCATCACAGTGCGACATCAGCACATCATCGTCCATACCGGTCAACACTATGACTACAAAATGTCGCAATCATTCTTCGAAGAGCTCCACATACCCGATCCCGATTACAACCTGGGTGTAGGCTCAGGTCAGCAAGGTGCGCAAACAGGTAAGATGATGGAAGAATTGGAAGCGGTCTTCACCAAGGACAGACCGGAAGTGGTGGTCGTCTACGGAGACACCAACTCCACCTTGGCGGCGGCGATCGTGGCGGCCAAGATGGGCCTCCCGCTGGTTCACGTCGAGGCCGGGCTCAGATCCTATCGCCGGGGAATGCCAGAGGAAATCAACAGGGTGGTCACTGACCACCTGTCGGACCTTCTACTATGTCCCAGTCCCCCTTCGTTGGAGAATCTCAAAAAGGAGGGCATCACGAGCGGTGTTGTTATCGTCGGTGATGTCATGACCGAATGTCTCCTGAGCATCGAACCCACCCTCGACAATTCCGTACCTGAGAGGCTGGGCGTGAAAAAGGGAGAATATGTCCTGGCCACGATACACCGTCAGGAGAACGCTGATTCCAGGGAGAACATGGACGCCATCATCGGTGCCATGTGCGACTACCATGGTGATGTGGTCCTGCCATTACATCCACGGACGTCCAGGAACATCACCACCTGGGGGCTGATGGAGAAGCTCAGAGCCTCGAAGAACGTGAAGGTGTTGGAACCCCTGGACTTCCTTTCCTTTACCGCCATGGAGCGGAACGCGAAAAAGATCATGACGGATTCCGGCGGGGTTCAGAAAGAGGCATATTTCTGGGGAGTGCCCTGTGTCACCGTCAGGGACGAAACCGAATGGATAGAGACCTTGGAGGGGGGATGGAACATCCTGACCGGGGCCGATAGGGAGCGGATCATGACAGCTTTGGGCCGGCCGAGACCGGATGCCGGGCGTACCGTGGTCTACGGGGACAGGCAGGTTTCATCGAGGATCGTGGCCGAGATCGAGAGGATGATGAGCAAACGTCTCCGTGCCTGA
- the serA gene encoding phosphoglycerate dehydrogenase: MKLLVTDELSKEGIDMLTKDGGVQVDVKPKIPQEDLIKIIGEYDALIVRSGTKVTAQVIEAGKKLRVVGRAGVGVDNVDVEAATRRGILVMNTPSANIISACEHTMAMMLSLARNIPWADKSVKEGKWEKSKFMGVELSGKTLGIIGIGRIGGEVAKRAKAFGMKLIGFDPYISPEAAVKLGVRLMPLDKVCEEADFITVHAALTPTTHNLVSTAQFNMMKPTVMIVNCARGGIIDEAAWVEALKTKRIAGSAIDVFEQEPLPKDSPFLGLSNAVLTPHLGASTKEAQEKVSIEMAEHVKMFLVDNRITNAVNAPMSKIDPKVAPYIGIAERLGSFAMQLVDGPVKKIEVEVHGEIANMDTRMVTVSALVGVLSTVKGENTNIINAGSIAREMGIQVVESKVDEMTHYVNMLIVRVSSDGVKREVRGTAFPASEPRLIGIDEFDVDVPLEGDFVMTKHNDMPGMIGKVGMMLGNRHINIANMNVGRETKGGRAIMIMSVDGAVGKEVLDELRAEKNFQEARSITLSHMRAREYMSL; the protein is encoded by the coding sequence ATGAAACTGCTTGTAACCGACGAACTTTCGAAGGAAGGCATCGACATGTTGACCAAGGACGGCGGGGTCCAGGTCGATGTAAAACCGAAGATACCCCAGGAGGATCTGATCAAGATCATCGGCGAATACGACGCGCTCATCGTGCGCAGTGGCACCAAGGTGACCGCTCAGGTCATCGAGGCGGGCAAGAAGCTGCGCGTTGTCGGAAGGGCCGGTGTGGGCGTCGACAATGTGGACGTGGAAGCAGCCACCCGGCGTGGCATACTGGTCATGAACACCCCGTCAGCGAACATCATCTCCGCCTGCGAGCACACCATGGCGATGATGCTCTCCCTGGCACGCAACATCCCCTGGGCTGACAAGTCGGTCAAGGAAGGCAAATGGGAGAAGAGCAAGTTCATGGGCGTCGAGCTGAGCGGCAAGACGCTCGGGATCATCGGCATCGGCCGCATCGGCGGCGAGGTGGCCAAGCGTGCCAAGGCCTTCGGCATGAAGCTGATCGGCTTCGACCCGTACATATCTCCTGAAGCGGCGGTAAAGCTCGGTGTCCGCCTTATGCCGTTGGACAAGGTCTGCGAGGAGGCCGACTTCATCACCGTACACGCCGCCCTGACACCGACCACCCACAACCTGGTCAGCACGGCCCAGTTCAACATGATGAAGCCGACCGTTATGATCGTCAACTGCGCCCGCGGCGGGATCATCGACGAGGCCGCCTGGGTCGAGGCGTTGAAGACCAAGCGCATAGCCGGTTCGGCGATAGACGTGTTCGAGCAGGAGCCGCTGCCGAAGGATTCACCGTTCCTAGGATTGTCGAACGCCGTGCTGACGCCTCACCTGGGTGCGTCCACGAAGGAAGCCCAGGAGAAGGTCTCCATCGAGATGGCCGAACACGTGAAGATGTTCCTGGTGGACAACAGGATCACCAACGCGGTCAACGCCCCCATGAGCAAGATCGACCCGAAGGTGGCGCCATACATCGGCATCGCCGAGAGGCTCGGATCGTTTGCCATGCAGCTGGTCGACGGACCGGTCAAGAAGATCGAGGTGGAGGTCCACGGAGAGATCGCCAACATGGACACCAGGATGGTCACGGTATCGGCATTGGTCGGAGTGCTCTCGACGGTCAAGGGAGAGAACACCAACATCATCAATGCCGGTTCCATCGCCCGCGAGATGGGCATCCAGGTGGTCGAGTCCAAGGTGGACGAGATGACCCACTATGTGAACATGCTCATCGTCAGGGTATCCTCGGACGGCGTCAAGCGTGAGGTGCGCGGCACAGCGTTCCCGGCCAGCGAGCCGAGGCTTATCGGCATCGACGAGTTCGACGTGGACGTCCCGCTCGAGGGCGATTTCGTCATGACCAAGCACAACGACATGCCTGGAATGATCGGAAAGGTCGGCATGATGCTTGGCAACCGCCACATCAACATCGCCAACATGAACGTGGGGCGCGAGACCAAAGGCGGCCGCGCGATCATGATCATGTCGGTCGACGGTGCGGTCGGAAAAGAGGTCCTGGACGAGCTGAGGGCGGAGAAGAACTTCCAAGAGGCGCGGTCCATAACCCTCAGTCACATGAGGGCTCGCGAATACATGAGCCTCTGA
- a CDS encoding aminotransferase class V-fold PLP-dependent enzyme: MTRRLFTVGPVEVFEDTLKAMDRPMIVHRGKDYSNLQKGIVEKLHKALDTDMQILLAPASATGFLESCVRCGVNKKMCGISNGSFGDRWQGIGTANGKMVDKIEVEWGKGIKPEHIKGKLMKDIEAVTFISNESSTGVYNQPTAVCDAIRAESDALIFVDGVTSVGAVDLKLKQMAPDALVFGSQKALALPPGLAIIACSERLLKKAEKVENRGYYFDLLEYKKYADKDLPLTTPPVSLMFGLDHQLDKWLREGSSQRYQRHQELADITRSWAMKRFGLYAEQGYRSNTISVIDSGRFDFATFDKKLKEKGFEISPGYGKVKDSSFRIGHMGDLTVKDMNDLVHVMDEVMEGMQ; encoded by the coding sequence TTGACACGAAGGTTGTTCACGGTCGGACCGGTCGAGGTCTTCGAGGATACTTTGAAAGCGATGGATAGACCGATGATCGTCCACCGCGGCAAGGACTATTCGAACCTGCAAAAAGGCATAGTGGAGAAGTTACACAAGGCACTGGACACAGACATGCAGATACTTTTGGCGCCGGCTTCGGCGACCGGGTTCCTGGAATCCTGTGTACGCTGTGGCGTCAATAAGAAGATGTGCGGCATATCCAACGGCTCCTTCGGCGACAGATGGCAGGGCATTGGTACGGCGAACGGGAAGATGGTCGACAAGATCGAAGTGGAATGGGGCAAGGGCATCAAGCCGGAGCACATCAAGGGCAAATTGATGAAGGACATCGAGGCGGTCACATTCATCTCCAACGAATCGTCGACCGGCGTTTACAACCAGCCGACAGCGGTATGCGACGCCATCAGGGCCGAGAGCGATGCCCTCATATTCGTCGACGGCGTCACTTCGGTAGGTGCGGTCGATCTTAAGCTCAAGCAGATGGCCCCCGACGCGCTGGTGTTCGGGTCCCAGAAGGCCCTGGCTCTACCACCGGGCCTGGCAATCATCGCCTGCAGCGAACGCCTGCTCAAGAAGGCCGAGAAGGTGGAGAACCGTGGCTACTACTTCGACCTGCTCGAATACAAGAAGTACGCGGACAAGGACCTGCCGCTCACCACTCCCCCGGTCTCGTTGATGTTTGGGCTCGATCACCAATTGGACAAGTGGCTGAGGGAAGGCTCATCCCAACGATACCAGCGGCATCAAGAACTTGCCGACATCACCCGAAGCTGGGCCATGAAGCGCTTCGGTCTGTATGCCGAGCAAGGTTACCGGTCCAACACCATTTCGGTGATCGATAGCGGCCGCTTCGATTTCGCTACCTTTGACAAGAAGCTCAAGGAGAAGGGCTTCGAGATATCGCCTGGCTATGGAAAGGTGAAGGATTCGTCATTCCGCATCGGCCACATGGGCGACCTCACCGTCAAGGACATGAACGACCTGGTGCATGTAATGGACGAGGTCATGGAGGGAATGCAATGA
- a CDS encoding glycosyltransferase family 2 protein: MMLNDPTLSIGIVTYNGQFLLKQVLETAAEEIADKNVELIISDNASTDDTQNIINDFKLKHPNIVYVRNSENIGFDANVDQVVRLSKGQFVWLMSDDDFIRKGGIDKVLEVIGQHPDLCYVFVNYTNPLPLKVQKDTICLDWAQFLHDVNFKNGLISSNVVNRRLWSELNMMQYNHCAWIHLAYALQALAPRHDRKGYIIVEEFVKQDGIQRWGEPGAFIDLNLKLLRLLKEIDDLGYDKTLGFRTKIKQMANDFQKGYRRDIPWAKNKGMKNCMGRIGPMKEFFGSFPNFWLVDVPMLLTPNIIYRIGFEVVHKIQNK; this comes from the coding sequence ATGATGCTAAATGATCCGACATTATCGATTGGAATTGTCACTTATAACGGGCAATTCCTGCTCAAGCAGGTCTTAGAAACCGCTGCCGAGGAAATCGCTGACAAGAATGTGGAACTGATAATTTCTGACAATGCTTCTACCGATGACACTCAAAATATAATTAATGATTTTAAATTAAAACATCCAAACATAGTTTACGTCAGGAACTCGGAAAACATCGGGTTCGACGCGAATGTGGACCAAGTGGTGAGATTGTCAAAAGGACAGTTCGTTTGGCTTATGAGCGATGACGATTTCATAAGGAAGGGTGGAATAGACAAGGTTCTCGAGGTGATCGGTCAACATCCAGATCTGTGCTATGTTTTTGTGAACTACACCAACCCCCTTCCGCTTAAGGTCCAAAAGGATACGATATGCTTGGATTGGGCCCAATTCCTTCATGACGTAAATTTCAAGAACGGGCTTATTTCCAGCAATGTGGTCAACAGAAGACTTTGGTCAGAATTGAACATGATGCAATACAATCACTGTGCTTGGATACATCTTGCGTACGCTTTGCAGGCACTTGCCCCTCGACACGATAGAAAGGGCTACATCATAGTCGAGGAATTTGTTAAGCAAGACGGCATCCAAAGATGGGGGGAACCAGGCGCCTTCATAGATCTGAATTTGAAGCTCCTTAGGCTGTTGAAGGAGATCGATGATTTGGGGTATGACAAAACTTTGGGCTTCAGAACGAAGATCAAACAAATGGCCAATGATTTTCAGAAAGGATACCGGCGCGATATCCCATGGGCAAAAAACAAGGGAATGAAAAATTGTATGGGCCGGATCGGTCCGATGAAAGAATTCTTTGGATCGTTTCCAAATTTCTGGTTGGTGGATGTTCCTATGTTGCTGACCCCCAATATCATATATCGAATCGGGTTTGAGGTCGTGCATAAAATACAGAATAAATAA
- a CDS encoding glycosyltransferase, protein MKQDDDIYLTIGIPTFNGSNHLAQVLDSVLSQKVSDRIEILISDNSSTDSTQDISKEYQLEHPELISYYRNEQNVGFDANVDLVVTRARGAFVWLLSDNDLLLDGSIDKVLNVIMEYRESIHLIFVNYDSVYKVSDSLTGNTVCDGDSYFRLVNFKNSLISSNIVSKSRWSSLHMERYHESKWIHLAYSMESMAPSSGGTGYIMKDFLFKKIGASTWGDRGEFIYYGFKYVDIFKGMTALGYHKSVSDSALHAIEDPYYMNIPRARMVGLKVDGTLLREFTGRFSKIPRFWLVDMPLLILPLNSIRMGQTLYRKIFR, encoded by the coding sequence ATGAAGCAAGATGATGATATTTATCTCACAATCGGTATTCCAACGTTCAATGGATCAAACCACCTAGCGCAGGTGCTAGACAGCGTCCTTTCGCAAAAGGTCTCTGACCGTATCGAGATCCTGATCTCAGACAATTCTTCGACTGATTCCACTCAAGACATTTCGAAGGAATACCAACTCGAGCATCCGGAATTGATTTCCTACTATCGAAATGAACAGAACGTTGGGTTTGATGCAAATGTAGATCTGGTTGTGACCCGGGCTCGAGGGGCATTTGTATGGCTCCTATCGGACAACGATTTGCTGCTTGACGGCTCAATTGACAAGGTCTTGAACGTCATAATGGAATATCGAGAATCGATCCATTTGATCTTTGTCAACTACGATTCGGTTTACAAGGTGAGCGATTCTCTGACAGGAAATACGGTCTGCGACGGTGATTCCTACTTCCGTCTGGTCAATTTCAAGAATAGTCTCATCTCCAGCAATATTGTTTCCAAGAGCAGATGGTCTTCATTACATATGGAAAGATATCATGAAAGCAAATGGATTCATCTGGCATACTCAATGGAATCGATGGCCCCATCCAGTGGCGGGACGGGGTATATAATGAAGGATTTTCTCTTCAAAAAGATCGGCGCCTCCACCTGGGGAGACAGAGGAGAATTCATCTATTATGGATTCAAGTACGTCGACATCTTCAAAGGAATGACGGCGCTGGGATACCACAAGAGTGTTAGTGATTCGGCCCTGCACGCGATCGAGGATCCCTATTACATGAACATTCCTCGTGCAAGAATGGTTGGTCTGAAAGTTGATGGGACTTTGCTGAGAGAATTCACTGGAAGATTTTCTAAGATTCCCCGATTCTGGCTCGTTGACATGCCGCTGTTGATCCTGCCGTTGAACTCCATCCGTATGGGTCAAACATTGTACCGGAAGATCTTCCGGTGA